The following DNA comes from Peromyscus leucopus breed LL Stock chromosome 2, UCI_PerLeu_2.1, whole genome shotgun sequence.
aagtaaagtggttcaaagtccgtataattcagttcaaaaatcagaattgtatgctattctattggtattaatggatttttcagaacctctcaacatagtaactgactctcagtatgctgaaagagtggtgttacatattgagactgcagaatttatccctgatgcttcagaattaacttcactatttattcaattacaagatacaatcaggaaaaggaatcatcctttatatataactcacattcgatcccatactggtctgccaggccctctagcacaaggcaatgatgagattgataaattattgataggaaatgtgctggaggcctcagaatttcataaaaaacatcacgtcaatagtaaaggtttaaaaaaggatttttccataacctggcaacaagccaaagaaatagtaaagaaatgtcctacttgttccttctacaatcagacgccattaccagcaggatgtaacccaaagggtactcagagaaatgagatctggcgcccaacgtgacaagaatccattaaaaactgcttggcttggcggcaggtccgctttcccgcaagggcggcaggcggcccgcggcggcggcggcagcggcagcgtccctctgcattaatattttgtagctagaattttcctgccttgcccacagtcaggacaaatctttgtcacctgccagtcccacagccactcagacccaaccaagtaaacacagagacttacattgcttacaaactgtatggccgtggcaggcttcttactaactgttcttatagcttaaattaatccatttccataagtctataccttgccacgtggctggtggcttaccggcgtcttcacatgctcctggtcatggcggcggctgcagtgtctctctgcctcagccttctgcttcccagaattctcctctctccttgtcccacctacttcctgcctggccactagccaaccagtgttttatttattgaccaatcagagcaatttgacatacagaccgtcccacagcacttcccctttcttttttttaaaaggaaggttttaacttttacacatctccaaagtcagcttggtatatttgggaatttgggcgtagcttctcttactacttcctgctggaggggggcgctgtatcttatggggacacagagaaaattttaggatcatggagtagtccatgagactgtatcgtctgagccagttgccttgaaatgattctggatgttggatcatctgggccatggtgtcatcggagacctttcaggtggtcttggctggtcaaacctgatgtatcttaatctggaacaaatccatagcctctggctttctgtagaaacaaaagcagagcctcttttccaaagcaacatatccttatagccaaattttgaagtcaaggtacctttaaaatatacattttggcataactcaacagcttttgcaatcaaatatttttcttcagttacgaatatcaaagagaacataatccagattctctgtggggtagccatctttatgtggcttatgttttatattaccttgagcctattgcttaaactgcagcattctaagcctgaaacggcgctgcggctgctggctctgcccacttcagcttcccaacatggcggtggtacgttttccgccagctctgggagccatcaattttcagaaatagtgggtctatgcttcttatcaaagcagcgtgtagcccagaaacctcttttttttttgtactagcaaaagctaaatccaccatgcagcttaatgtgccacttgcagaggcctcattcccgccatactgcagatcgagcacacacacaaggaacccgccagtaactcaaaccggcagctgctgctcatttgagagagacaattaggaagctgttttaagctccgttttagaatcttttctcaggttttaggtagaaacttttgccaacacgttaggcgccatttgtagctggagggcttctctccaggttccccaagccccttagtcccacaatccacttataaaataatcactcagacgcttatatcacttataaactgtatggccatggcaggcttcctgctaactgttcttttatcttaaattaacccatttctataaatctataccttgccacgtggctggtggcttcccggcgtcttcacatgctgtttctcctggcggtggctgcagtgtctctcccccagccttccgcttcccagaattctcctctctccttgtcccacctacctcctgcctggtcattggccatcagtgttttatttacatagagtgatatccacagcactgtagTTACTTTGAGATCTTCTAAGCTCAATTTCAAggttaatgctttttaaaaatgacccGTGCGCGCGCCCCACGCCTACATGCAGGTCTGAGTCTGAGTCTGGGTTTGAAATTTTACACATGGTACTGACAAAGGCTAGAGGTATTAGAtagccctggaattggagttacatggAGTTGGGAGTGGcctgaggtgaatgctggaagccaaacatgggtcctctgcagtaGCAGCATAAACTCTGAATGGCTGAACCTTTATAGAAATGGCTTGCCTTTATAGAAAATGTTGCCTAAAATTTAACCCCACTGCTATAGATGAGAGAAGAGAAACCCTTGTcttaaatagtttacatttttgGCAAACACCtgatgtctctccagccccaactgcaGAGTTCTTTGAGTGTGAATTTCATGTTGCAACGTCAAGTTTGGACATCTCTGCAAACTTAAGACCTCTAAGGGAAAACTTGGTATACTCAGCAGGGTTTGAGTTGAGCCTCATGGcataagcctgtaatctcagctacacAGAATGCTAAGGCAGAAGCaccatgagtttggggccagcctgggcaactcagtGAGTCTAGtcccaaaactttaaaaaaagaaaagaaaaaaaagctaaaggaCTGAGATGTACCTTAGTTGGCAGGGTGACTGTCAGGCATACAAAGCTCTAAGACCACTGCATCAACAAAGTGTGGTAGCCCACGTTTGTAATTCCTGACCATGAGAGACAAGAAGGATCATAAGTCATAAGTTCAAGACCATTcttgactacatagtaagtttgaggtcagccttggggaaaaaagactgtctcaaaaaagggggaaaaaagttgATGCTGCTGCTTAGTGGTAGCACTTGCCAATCATTCATGATGTCCTAGATTTAATTCAGAattgtaaatcaataaatgtttcaAAAGAGCACAGGTGTTTAAGCAGCTGGTGTTAAGAAGCTTGGAGAAAAGATATTCAAAACTGACTCTGGTAAAAGGACATGGATCATGTTTCAAAATTAATGTGAGCCTAGCACACATGGAGATTGGAGCACAGTTTGTGGAggccagttctctcctaccacacGGAGCCCAAGGTCAAAATCAGCTAGGTTACCATGCTTAGGGGCAagtgccttgacctgctgagccagtTCCACAGCCCAGGTGATAACATTTGAAACAGTAGTTCCCAAACTGAAtccataaagaaataatttattaatataccAGAAATGAGGGGGAAAAGTGAATTTTTCATAATGCtgaatttatcattttataaagGTGCCAGACAGTAGGAATCAATAGTAGCATTTATTTATGCTATTGGTAAAATAAAAGTTGCCATTATTAATAATTATCAACTTCTCAAATTTATCTGAGTCCTGAAATTTTAAAGCTTAGAATCACCAGTTTAGAGTTGCTTTTGTTCTCATGTCCTGTATCATTTTTTATACATTATCTTGACAAGAGGTCCTCCTGTGTATTTTATGGTGTCGGCTCAGTGACGAATTATAGCTGAAGGACTTCCCACATTCATTGCATTCATAAGGTTTTTCTCCGGTGTGATGTCTCTGGTGCTTCTTAAAGGATGAATCGTGCCTGTAGGCTTTCCCACAACGGTTGCATTCATAGGCTTTCACTCCTGTATGAACAGTTTTATGGTTGCTAAGGTGTATCCTTTGcctaaaggctttcccacattccttacatttgtaGGGTCTCTCACCAGTGTGGATTCGCTGGTGATGTGTGAGATATGCTCTATGACTAAACGTTTTACAGCAGGAAGGGCACGCATAGGGCTTCTCCCCAGTGTGAATTCTTATGTGTTCACTGAGGTGTCGAATCTGTCGGAAAGTTTTCCCACATTCATGGCAGCtaaagggtttctctccagaatgagtCCTCAAGTGTTGGACCAAGCTGATGTTCTGGCTGAAGGCTTTCTGACATTTATCACAGACGAACggtttctccccagtgtgaatTCTATGATGCTGGTTGAGCGATGAGCGATGCCTGAAGGCTTTGCCGCACTCCTCACATCcaaagggcttctctccagtgtggattctCTGGTGTGTGGTAAGAGACGCGCTCTGACTAAAGGCCCGTCCACACTCCTTACATCTGAAGGGTTTCTCACCAGTGTGAATTCGCATGTGCTCTGTAAGGTGAATAGGTTGTTTGAACATTTTTTCACATATATTACACCCATACAGCCTGGCTCCTATGCAGCTCATTGGACTGTTAGTTGAATCTAATTTATATTTGTTCTTCCTCCTAGCTGGGTTGTATTTATGGTGCTTCTGCTCTAAAATAACATTGGAACCCTCAAGGTGTTCCCCGAATTTGTTCGCTTCTTGGTGTCCCTTTTTGTGGGTCAAGACAACTCGCCTCCCACCTTTCCTACGGGTTTCCTGGTGCCTTTCTAATGTCTCATGGTAGCTGGAGGCTTTGCTCAATGTAGAACAAACAGTGTCCTCCTCCATGAGCCTTTCCATCATGGTGCTTTGAGAGAACTTGAGGGAAATGTCATTCTTTGCAGCTGACTCCTTGGTTTCTGGTTTCCTTTTCTCATctgaaagacaaggaaaaaaaagcaattcaCATAACTCATTCATTATGCTTTGAAAAAAACTCaaccactggggctggagagatggctcagtggttaagagcacttgactacttgctcttccagaggtcctgagttcaattcccaacaacaacatggtggctcacaaccatctgtaatgggatcagattccttctggtgtgcatgaagacaaagtactcatatacatgaaatatatgaataaataaatctttttaggggctggagagatggctcagaggttaagagcactggctgttcttccagaggtcctgagttcaattcccagcaaccacatggtagctcacaaccatctgtaatgagatctgatgccctcttctggccatgcagacacagcactgtatacataataagtaaataaatctagaaaaataaaataaaataaataaatctttttaaaaagcaaccactagccgggtggtggtggcccacgcctttaatcccagcacatgggaaacagaggcagtcagatctctgtgagttcgaggtcagcctggtctacagagcaaattctagaacagctaggactgttacacagagaaacactgtctcgaaaaattaaagggggaaaaacaaacaaacaaacaaaaaaacaaaaaaaccaaccactgTAAGTGTTACAGAATAGAGATTTAGATAACAGTACAGAAAGAagcatgagttttttttttgtttgtttgtttgttttttttaaagatttatttattaggtatacagaagaaggtgccaaatctcattatagatggttgtgagccaccatgtggttgctgggaattgaactcaggacctctgggagagcagtcagtgctcttaacctctaagccatctctccagcccatgagttttttgtttttgtttttttactgtaTTTAGATATTGATgtagaataatcctcttgtacactgtaaagatttgtcactggaattggtttaataaaaccctgattggccaatagccaggcaggaagtataggcagggtgaccaaactaaggatgatgggaaggagaaggtcagagtcaggagtcactagccagatgcagagggagcaggagatgaatgtgccatgctaataaaggtactgccaca
Coding sequences within:
- the LOC114704922 gene encoding zinc finger protein 69 homolog isoform X1, translated to MPQQLVITLSTEASTWVKLNHHPGKTKEGVPLWEDVTKMFEGEAPISHGTDDGSQRERLSDGVSPSIPAAESQEALTFKDIAVDFSQEEWGQLAPACRDLYREVMLENYRNLVSVGYRLSKPRVISQLEKGEGPWMAESQGPEDPIFDEKRKPETKESAAKNDISLKFSQSTMMERLMEEDTVCSTLSKASSYHETLERHQETRRKGGRRVVLTHKKGHQEANKFGEHLEGSNVILEQKHHKYNPARRKNKYKLDSTNSPMSCIGARLYGCNICEKMFKQPIHLTEHMRIHTGEKPFRCKECGRAFSQSASLTTHQRIHTGEKPFGCEECGKAFRHRSSLNQHHRIHTGEKPFVCDKCQKAFSQNISLVQHLRTHSGEKPFSCHECGKTFRQIRHLSEHIRIHTGEKPYACPSCCKTFSHRAYLTHHQRIHTGERPYKCKECGKAFRQRIHLSNHKTVHTGVKAYECNRCGKAYRHDSSFKKHQRHHTGEKPYECNECGKSFSYNSSLSRHHKIHRRTSCQDNV
- the LOC114704922 gene encoding zinc finger protein 69-like isoform X2; amino-acid sequence: MPQQLVITLSTEASTWVKLNHHPGKTKEGVPLWEDVTKMFEGEAPISHGTDDGSQRERLSDGVSPSIPAAESQEALTFKDIAVDFSQEEWGQLAPACRDLYREVMLENYRNLVSVGYRLSKPRVISQLEKGEGPWMAESQGPEDPIFDEKRKPETKESAAKNDISLKFSQSTMMERLMEEDTVCSTLSKASSYHETLERHQETRRKEHMRIHTGEKPFRCKECGRAFSQSASLTTHQRIHTGEKPFGCEECGKAFRHRSSLNQHHRIHTGEKPFVCDKCQKAFSQNISLVQHLRTHSGEKPFSCHECGKTFRQIRHLSEHIRIHTGEKPYACPSCCKTFSHRAYLTHHQRIHTGERPYKCKECGKAFRQRIHLSNHKTVHTGVKAYECNRCGKAYRHDSSFKKHQRHHTGEKPYECNECGKSFSYNSSLSRHHKIHRRTSCQDNV